Within the Paenibacillus antri genome, the region GACGCCATGAACGCACGAATGACCGCCGGCTACCGGACGTTTACGATATTCAACTACATTTTCTTGACCGTCGCGACGCTGAGCATGTTTCTGCCGCTCCTGAACGTCATCGCGCAGTCGTTCAGCAGTCCGTTCGCGATCGACCGAGGGGAGGTGCTGTTTTGGCCGGTCGAGTTCACGACGATTTATTACCAATACGTGTTCCAGGACGCCTCGATCTGGCGCGCCTTCGGCATCTCGGTATTCATTACCGTCGTCGGCACGTTCATTAACCTGGCCGCGACGTCGTCGCTCGCGTATCCGCTCTCCCGCGACGAATTCGTCGGCCGGAAGCAGCTGCTGCTGATGATCGTCTTTACGATGATTTTCACCGCGCCGCTCATTCCGGAATTCATCCTGATTCGCGAGCTGAGATTGTCGAATACGCTCTGGGCGCTCATGATTCCGACGGCGATCAGCGCGTTCAACTTGATCGTGATGCGATCGTTCTTCATACAAATTCCGAAGGAGCTCATCGATTCCGGCCGCATCGACGGCGCCGGCGAGCTGCGCATGGCATGGAGCATCGTGCTGCCGCTGTCGAAGCCGGTGATGGCGACGGTGGGCATTTTCTACTCGGTCATGAACTGGAACACGTATAAGAACGCGTTGTACTATATTAACGACAGAGCCTTGTACCCGCTGCAGATCAAGCTGCGCGAGATGCTCATTACCGACGACATCGTCGACACGGGGAACGATCTGTTCTCGAACCTCGCGACGGCGTCGCCGCAAGGGGTGCAGATGACGGTCATTATCGTCGCGACGGTGCCGATCGTCATGATCTATCCGTTCCTGCAGCGGTACTTCGTCAAGGGCATGATGGTCGGCTCGATCAAGTCGTAAGCGCGGGGTCACCTAAAAAAACGACAAGTCGATGCAATATCATTCCATTGTTGGAAAATACATGCGATACCAAAATGAGGGCGTAGCGACATTATTCGAGAAGAGGGGATTCACTTGAAGAAAAGGTCATCCATCTTTCTTGTAAGCGTTCTTATGATCAGTCTTCTGGCGGCTTGCACGCAAAGCCCGTCGGCGACGCCTTCGACGGACGCGCCGCCGGCGTCGGGCGGGACGGCGACGGAGAAGCCCGCGGACGACAAGCCGTCGGAGCCCGAGGCGCCGAAGGAGCCGACGAAGTTCTCGATCGGGATGCGGACGTTGAACGTGAAGTACGTGGAAAATCACGCGAACATCAACGACGATCCGTACGTGAAGGCGTTGGAGCGATTTACGAACACGGACCTGGACATTCGTCTCATCCCGCACGCCGAGTACGAGACGAAGATGGTGCAGATGTTCGCGACGAACGACTTGACGGACGTCATCCAGGCGAGCGGCGGCATCAGCGGCAAGGAGCTGGCGGGTTCGGTCGAAGCCGGCGTGTTCGTCGATCTGAAGCCATACCTCGAAGAACACGGCAAGGCGCTGCTCGAGACGATTCCCGAAGCCGCTTGGGAGAGGGTGACGGACGCTGAAGGACATATCTACGGCATTCCGGAATATCTCGGCAATCCGTCCCGCCGGGCGACGTGGATTCGGATGGATTTGCTCGAGAAAACCGGGCTGCCGGTGCCGAAGACGGTCGACGAATTTCTCGAGGTGCTGCGCGCGTTCAAGAAATTAGGGGTGGAAGAGCCGTTCGCGGGCCGGGCGGAGTTCAAATACGCGGATACGTTCTTCGGGGCGTACGACGTATTCGGATACGGCAACGAACTGGAGCTCGTCGACGGGAAGATGCAGCCGAAGTTCTTGGACGTCGAGAACATGCAGGCCGCTATCGGGGTGTATAAGACGATGTACGACGAAGGGCTCATGAGCAAGGAATTCGCGACGGTCAACCCGAACACGTTCAAGGCGACCATTACGTCCGGCAAGGCGGGCATGTGGAGCATGAACGCCAACGAGCTCCCGATCTGGGGCGAACAGCTCGTGAACAACGTGCCGGAGGCGAAGGTGGCGCTCATTCCGTCGCCGATCGGGCCCGACGGCAAAGGCGGGTATTCCTTATACAGCCCGGTGACGCGCTCCTTCCTGATCACGAAGCAAGCGGAAGACAAAGTCGTGGACATCATTAAATTTTTCGAATGGCAGACGACGGAGGAAGCGAAGCTGTTTTTCAGCTACGGCCTCGAGGGCACGGACTACGCGATGAACGGCAGCGAGCCGGCGTATAAAGCGCCGGAGACGAACGAAGAGCTCGACAAGCAGCGGTACTTGAACTACTGGCTGTGGATGGTCCAGGATACGACGTACAACGAGCTCGTGCTCAGCCAGACGGAGGAAGGCAGAGCGTTGATCGAGATCTATGACACGATGCTGGCGAACGAAGGCCGCGACGGCTACGAGTTCAACGATCCGCTGGAAGCATGGGTGAACAATCCGGACATCAACCCGTTCTCCGACCGGTACCCGCCGCTGATCAACGAGCACATTATGAAAATGGTGTTCGGCCAAGAGCCGATCGCAGACTGGCCGAAGGTTATCGAGGAATGGCGCTCGAAGGGCGGCGACGCGTTGATCGAGGAGGCGACCAAGAAATACAACGAAGGCGCGGTCGTGTATGCGCCGCAGCGATAATAGAATCGGACTCCCCGCGCGGTTGCGCGGGGAGCGTCTTTCTTTTAAGATGAAGTTCATAAGAGATTTGAAAGCGGTTGCAACCATTCCCGCTCGACGGAGGAGGCGCTCTATGTACAATGTGTTGGTCGTGGACGACGAGCCGATGATTCGACGAGGGCTGACGAAAATCTTAGAGAGCGGCGGTTTCGGGCTCGAGGACATTCGCTCGGCGGAGAACGGAGTCGAGGCGCTGGAGCAGATTCGGGCGTTTCCGCCCGACTTTCTGTTCACCGACATCCGGATGGCGAAGATGGACGGCTTGGAATTGTGCGGCGTCGTGTCCCGCGAATATCCGCACATCCAGATCGTGATCGTGACGGGCTACGACGACTTCGCGTACGCCCGGCAAGGGATCGCGTGCGGCGTGAAGGAATACTTGCTTAAGCCCATTACGAAGAAGAGCATTCAGGAGGTCGTCGTTCGGTTGCTCGACGCGGAGCGCAAACGAGAGCGCTCGCTTCCGTCCCTGGCGAAGTCGACGGCATGGATCGACGCGATGGAGGAAGCCGTCTGGTCGTTGTCGGAGGACGACGTCGCCCGCGGCATCGAGTCGCTGTTCGGCGAGCTCCGGGGCAAGGGGCTGTCGACGCACCAACAGACGGCGATCGTCGCGGACCTGTGCGAGCTGCTTGCGCGGAAGCTGAACGCGCGCGACGTCTATCCGCTCGAGACGTCGTTCCGGAAGGAGAGCGTCGCCGGAAGCGAGGATGCGCGGGCGCGCCTCGTCGAGTTCGCCGCTTCCGCCATGGATGCGCTCCGAACGAAGCGCAAGGGCAAGGCGAAGGATCCGATCGAAGAAGCGAAGAAGTTCGTCGAGCTTCACCTGTCCCGCGACTTCTCCTTGGAGGAAGTAGCCGACATGCTCGGACTGAACGCCTCGTACTTCAGTCAATTGTTCAAGCAGTCGACCGGAGAGACGTTCGCCTCGTACCGCATCCGCCGCCGCATGGAGCGGGCCAAGCGGCTGCTCGCCGAGCCGCGGCATCGCATCACGGACATTTCGTACGAGGTCGGCTACGCGGACCACCCTCATTTCACGAAGACGTTCAAGAAGATGACCGGCGATACGCCGAAACAATTCAGGGAGAAGCTGGGAATCGACTCATGAGGAAGAGCTTATTCGGCCAAATCTATCTGTACTTCACCGTCGTCATTTTGCTCTCGATCTTAGGCGTCGGCGTCGTCTCGTATATGCAGTCGTCGCGCGCCCTGGACGATCAGGTCGAGCGTTACATCAGCCAATTGATCCGGCACTCGACGTCGCAGACCGAGTCTTATTTGCGGCGTTACGAGCTGGCGAGCGATTCGCTGCTGTCCGAGGACGCGGTGAAGCAATTCATGGAGATGGATCCCGAGGACAGCTATCGATTCTACGAGTTGACCCAGACGATTCAGAAAAATTTGTTCCGCAAGACGTTCATCGCCTATCCGAGCGTTCATTCGATCACGGTTATCGGCGACCACGGCAAGGCGGTCATCGACGACAACCAAAACTGGGCGACTTACACGAACTTCGACCCCGAGCAAACGCTCGCGTACGTGAACGCCAAGGTGCCGCCGGACGGAAAGATCGCGATATTCCGCAACGACGATGAGAAGGGCCGGGGCGCGACGATCACGATCGCTCGCCGAATCCGGGGGTTCGTCTCCTATCAGCCGAAGGGCATCCTCGCCATGGAAATCAAGACCGAGCAGCTCGCTCCGCTGTGGGACATGGCGGATCTCGGACCGTCCGCGACGTTCTTCATCGCCGACGAGAGCGGACGCATCATCTACGAGCCGTCGTCGTCGAGGTTGACCGATGCGGACATGGTCGCCGTCGCGTCTCGACTGACGGGCGGGACCGAGCGGTCGGAGATCATTCCGATCGGCGGGGAGCCGACGCTGTTCGTCGCCAGAGAATCCGCTTATCTGAAATGGAAGATGATCGTCTCGCTCCCCGTCGACGAGCTGCGCCGTCCGGTCGATTCCATCCGGACGACGACGTGGGCCGTCGGCCTCGCGACGCTGCTCATCGCCTTGCTGCTCGCGTATCGATTCGGACGGACGATCACCCGGCCGATCCGTTCCGTCATGG harbors:
- a CDS encoding extracellular solute-binding protein, translating into MKKRSSIFLVSVLMISLLAACTQSPSATPSTDAPPASGGTATEKPADDKPSEPEAPKEPTKFSIGMRTLNVKYVENHANINDDPYVKALERFTNTDLDIRLIPHAEYETKMVQMFATNDLTDVIQASGGISGKELAGSVEAGVFVDLKPYLEEHGKALLETIPEAAWERVTDAEGHIYGIPEYLGNPSRRATWIRMDLLEKTGLPVPKTVDEFLEVLRAFKKLGVEEPFAGRAEFKYADTFFGAYDVFGYGNELELVDGKMQPKFLDVENMQAAIGVYKTMYDEGLMSKEFATVNPNTFKATITSGKAGMWSMNANELPIWGEQLVNNVPEAKVALIPSPIGPDGKGGYSLYSPVTRSFLITKQAEDKVVDIIKFFEWQTTEEAKLFFSYGLEGTDYAMNGSEPAYKAPETNEELDKQRYLNYWLWMVQDTTYNELVLSQTEEGRALIEIYDTMLANEGRDGYEFNDPLEAWVNNPDINPFSDRYPPLINEHIMKMVFGQEPIADWPKVIEEWRSKGGDALIEEATKKYNEGAVVYAPQR
- a CDS encoding cache domain-containing sensor histidine kinase, yielding MRKSLFGQIYLYFTVVILLSILGVGVVSYMQSSRALDDQVERYISQLIRHSTSQTESYLRRYELASDSLLSEDAVKQFMEMDPEDSYRFYELTQTIQKNLFRKTFIAYPSVHSITVIGDHGKAVIDDNQNWATYTNFDPEQTLAYVNAKVPPDGKIAIFRNDDEKGRGATITIARRIRGFVSYQPKGILAMEIKTEQLAPLWDMADLGPSATFFIADESGRIIYEPSSSRLTDADMVAVASRLTGGTERSEIIPIGGEPTLFVARESAYLKWKMIVSLPVDELRRPVDSIRTTTWAVGLATLLIALLLAYRFGRTITRPIRSVMEGMRETEKGNWSRLEDHGRDDELGGLIHRYNLMVSRLSEMIDLVYDAELKQQKSELELQRSRFERQQAEFQALQLQINPHFLYNTLETINCYAIVQDSDEISEIVEAMAFMLRYSVQTHLEEITLVNELNHVRNYMVIMRHRLGNGFELDVAVPPSLLLRHMVRLTMQPLVENALQHAFRDGMEPHHYIRIDAAETADEFRVYVEDNGVGMTPEKLAALRSKLAEDAAEAEAAATAALDRPDGGGPAAARTILRRGGIGIVNVHRRIRMVYGEGYGLAIDSEEGRGTRFTMRMPRRG
- a CDS encoding response regulator transcription factor — its product is MYNVLVVDDEPMIRRGLTKILESGGFGLEDIRSAENGVEALEQIRAFPPDFLFTDIRMAKMDGLELCGVVSREYPHIQIVIVTGYDDFAYARQGIACGVKEYLLKPITKKSIQEVVVRLLDAERKRERSLPSLAKSTAWIDAMEEAVWSLSEDDVARGIESLFGELRGKGLSTHQQTAIVADLCELLARKLNARDVYPLETSFRKESVAGSEDARARLVEFAASAMDALRTKRKGKAKDPIEEAKKFVELHLSRDFSLEEVADMLGLNASYFSQLFKQSTGETFASYRIRRRMERAKRLLAEPRHRITDISYEVGYADHPHFTKTFKKMTGDTPKQFREKLGIDS
- a CDS encoding carbohydrate ABC transporter permease — protein: MNARMTAGYRTFTIFNYIFLTVATLSMFLPLLNVIAQSFSSPFAIDRGEVLFWPVEFTTIYYQYVFQDASIWRAFGISVFITVVGTFINLAATSSLAYPLSRDEFVGRKQLLLMIVFTMIFTAPLIPEFILIRELRLSNTLWALMIPTAISAFNLIVMRSFFIQIPKELIDSGRIDGAGELRMAWSIVLPLSKPVMATVGIFYSVMNWNTYKNALYYINDRALYPLQIKLREMLITDDIVDTGNDLFSNLATASPQGVQMTVIIVATVPIVMIYPFLQRYFVKGMMVGSIKS